A single genomic interval of Lathyrus oleraceus cultivar Zhongwan6 chromosome 7, CAAS_Psat_ZW6_1.0, whole genome shotgun sequence harbors:
- the LOC127101916 gene encoding uncharacterized protein LOC127101916, which produces MSPKEATRTTPFRLAYGHDAVLPVEIQVQAVRTQRQYEIPSEDYWSMMTDELVDVDEERMLALDSLQRQKEKVARAYNKRLRGKVFAVDDLVWRVILPMDRNDRVLGKWSPNWEGPFKVLQAFSNNAQEVEELAPDRRILRVNGKYLKKYRPLLQEVKILAD; this is translated from the coding sequence ATGTCACCAAAAGAAGCAACTAGAACAACCCCATTTCGACTGGCTTATGGGCATGACGCAGTATTGCCAGTAGAAATTCAGGTCCAGGCGGTCAGAACCCAAAGGCAgtatgaaataccttctgaagattacTGGAGTATGATGACAGACGAATTAGTCGACGTAGATGAAGAAAGAATGTTAGCCTTAGACTCTCTACAAAGACAGAAAGAGAAAGTCGCCCGAGCCTACAATAAAAGGTTGAGAGGAAAAGTGTTTGCTGTCGACGATCTGGTTTGGAGGGTGATCCTGCCTATGGAcagaaatgatagagttttgggtaagtggtccccaaattgggaagGACCGTTTAAGGTTTTGCAGGCCTTTTCTAACAACGCCCAAgaggtcgaagagttggcaccagaCAGGCGGATTTTAAGGGTGAACGGAAAGTACTTGAAAAaatataggcctctccttcaagaggtcaaaattttGGCAGACTAA